The region GACCTGACCGAGCTGAACACGCCTATGCCGCGCTGGTGGATGTGGCTGTTCTACCTGACCATCGTGTTCGCGCTGGCTTATCTGTTCCTGTATCCGGGCCTGGGCAGCTATGCCGGGAAGCTCGGCTGGAAATCGAGCGAAGCGTATCAGAGCGAGTTGAGCAAAGCCGACGCCGACTACGGTCCGCTGTTCGAAAAATACCTGCAGCAGGATATCAAGACCGTCGCCGCCGATCCGCAGGCGCACGTGATCGGCGAACGCCTGTTCCTGACCTATTGCGCGCAATGCCATGGTTCCGATGCACGCGGCAGCAAGGGATTTCCGAACCTGACCGACAAGGACTGGCTGTACGGCGGCGATCCGGAAGTGATCAAGACAACCATCCTGCACGGCCGCAACGGCCAGATGCCGTCGATGGCGGCGGCGCTCGGTTCGGACAAGGACGTCGAAAACGTCGCGCACTATGTGCTCAGCTTGTCGGACTCGACGCATGATCCGATCAAGGCGGTGTTTGGCAAGTCCAAGTTCGCGGTCTGCGCCGGCTGTCACGGCGCCGGCGGCACCGGCAACCAGGCGCTGGGCGCACCCAACCTGAGCGACAAGATCTGGCTCTATGGCGGCGGTGTCGAAACCGTCATGGAAACCATTCGCAAGGGCCGCAACAACACCATGCCGGCGTTCCAGTCCTTCCTCGGCGAAGCCAAGGTGCAGGTGCTGGCAGCTTACGTCTGGAGCCTGTCGAACGCGCGGTCCAACGCCGAACAGAAGTAGAGAGATTCGATAATGGACAAGCCGCCGCCGGACATTGCCGTCGTCAACATGTACAGCGCCCGCGAGGATATCTATCCGCGCGAAATCAAGGGCCGCTACGCCAGTTTGCGCTGGGTCTGCCTGTGGTTGACCCAGCTGGTGTTCTACGGTTTGCCGTGGCTGCAATGGAATGGCCGCCAGGCGGTACTGTTCGACCTTGGCGCGCGCAAGTTCTACATCTTCGGCATCGTGCTGTGGCCGCAGGACTTCATCTACCTGGCGGCGCTGCTGATCATTTGCGCCTACGCGCTGTTCCTGTT is a window of Herbaspirillum hiltneri N3 DNA encoding:
- the ccoP gene encoding cytochrome-c oxidase, cbb3-type subunit III, with translation MSDFTSGFWNIYIAGLTIISIIGCGLLLWLQSKVKVEKKPGQDPATVGTTGHVWDVDLTELNTPMPRWWMWLFYLTIVFALAYLFLYPGLGSYAGKLGWKSSEAYQSELSKADADYGPLFEKYLQQDIKTVAADPQAHVIGERLFLTYCAQCHGSDARGSKGFPNLTDKDWLYGGDPEVIKTTILHGRNGQMPSMAAALGSDKDVENVAHYVLSLSDSTHDPIKAVFGKSKFAVCAGCHGAGGTGNQALGAPNLSDKIWLYGGGVETVMETIRKGRNNTMPAFQSFLGEAKVQVLAAYVWSLSNARSNAEQK